GCGGGCGGAGCGACGGAGAAGACCCCCGCTCCGCTGCCAACGCGAAGCGCGACCGCACCTACGAGGCAGGACGTCGCGGTCCTGGCCTGCTCCGTCCTCCTGGCCCTGTTCTGGTGCGCGGCCGTCTCGCCGTTTGCCCTCTCGGCGCTGTTCGGCCTTGCGGGCGGGGCCGCCCTCTGCGCAGGCGTCCTGGGGTTTCTGGGGTGCGCCCTCGCGCTCGCGGCGCGGCGGGCGCGCTGGACGCGCTGGTCTCGCGCACTCGTCGCCCTGACGCTCGGGCTCGCCTGCGTGCCGGCGCTTACGGCGGACGAGTGGGTGCGCGCGCTCAACGCCCCCGTGCTCGCGCTCTCCTGCATGCTCACCTACCTGCTGCTGAGCGGACATCCCGAGGGTGAGGTGCTCGGCGCGTCCGGCCCCGTGCGTGGGGTCGCCGCGTTCGTGCGCGCGCAGTTCGCGCATTGGGGAGACCTTGCAAAAGTCGTGTCCGCGCGGGGAAGGGGAGGCTGGCGCGCGATCGGCAGCGTCGTCGTGGGGGCCCTGTGCGCCCTGGTCGTGCTCGCCTGGGCGCTGCCTCTTCTGGCCTCGGCTGACGCCGCCTTCGGGGCCCTCGTCGGTGACGCGCTCGACGTCCTTCTGGGTGCCGACGCGACGGGGCGCGTCATGGACGTCTGCCGCTTCGCCATCGTCCTGCCGATGTGCTTCTCGCTGCTCTTCGGGGTCCTGCACGCGCAACCGCGTCCGGCGGAGGCTGGCGCGACGTGGCGGGGACCTCGGGCGTCCGTGGCGTCCGTGGGAACGATGCTAGTCCTTCTCGATGCGGTCTACCTGGCTTTTGTTGTCGTGCAGTCCTCGTATCTCTTCGGGGGCCCGGGAGCGCTCGGGCTCGTCGGAGGCTACGCGGCGTACGCCCGCTCGGGCTTCTTCGAGCTCGTGGGCGTGGCCGCGCTAAACCTCGCCGTGGTGCTCATCTGCATCTGGTTGCGCGCGGATGCGACGCGCTCACGGGTGATCTGCACCCTCGAGCTCGCGCTCGTGGGGTCGACGGCGGTCATGCTCGTCTCGGCCGCGTGGCGCATGGGCCTCTACGTGGGGGAGTACGGTCTCACCCGTCTGCGCCTGCTCACGATCTGGGGCATGGTGGCCATCGCGTTTCTGCTCGCGCTCGCGGTCGCCAAGGCGCTCCGGCCGCGGACGCGCCTGTTCCGCGCGGCGCTCGTGGGGGTGCTCGGCCTCTGGCTCGCCTTTGCGCTCGTGGGTCCCGACGCCCTGATCGCTCAGGTCAACGTATACGGCTACCTCTCGGGTTCCATCGAGCGGGTGGACGTGGACTACCTGGGGGGTCTGTCCGCAGACGCCGTGGGTCCGATCGCGCGCCTCGCTTGCGAGGCGCGCGATCCGAACGTGGCCGCCGGGGCGGCGCAGGCGCGCATGAACGTTGCGTCCGCGGCGCGACTCCAGCCCTGGCAGACTCGGGGTCTCTAGGGCCGCGTCCCGGCTGGTGCCGCGCGTCGCACGCACGACTCGCTCACGAACGCGGCGCCGGGGCACGATTTCTCGCTGCACGCGCAGGAGTCGAGGGCCGTGGCAGCCGGAGGAGGGGCCCAACGTGCCACGGCCCGGGATTCATGAGCGCTGGGGGCGTCGAGAAGCGTCAGAGGTGTCGGGGACCACCGAGAAGTGCCGGGACCGCCGGGGACGCGCCGAGAAGCCTCCTCTTGCCGCCCCGCAACAAACCCGTACACGTGTTTGCACCTTCCGTGAACCGCCCGCCGTTCGCCTACCAATCGCTACCGCTTGGCTACACTAGAGAGTGGTGAAAATCGTTCAGGTCAGACGGAGGAGCACATGGCTCAAAACGCAATCGCCATCCGCGGCGCGCGCGAGCACAACCTGCAGGACATAGACGTCGACATCCCGCGCGACAAGCTCGTCGTGATCACGGGGCTCTCGGGCTCGGGCAAGTCGAGCCTCGCGTTCGACACCATCTACGCGGAGGGGCAGCGTCGCTACGTGGAGAGCCTCTCGAGCTACGCGCGCCAGTTCCTGGGCCAGATGGATAAGCCGGACCTGGACTCCATCGACGGCCTCTCGCCGGCGGTCTCGATCGACCAGAAGACCACGTCGAGAAACCCCCGCTCCACGGTGGGCACCGTGACGGAGATCTACGACTACCTGCGCCTGCTTTACGCCCGCGTCGGCGTGCCTCACTGTCCCGAGTGCGGGCGCGTCATCGAGCGCCAGACCACCGACCAGGTGGCCGACAAGGTCCTCGCCGCGGGCCAGGGCCGGCGCGCCCTCGTGCTCGCCCCCGTGGTCCTGGGGCGCAAGGGCGAGTACGCCAAGCTCTTCGAGGACCTCAGGCACGAGGGCTTCTCGCGCGTCCGCGTGGACGGCGAGGTGCGCGACCTCGACGAGGACATCAAGCTCGAGAAGAAGCTCAAGCACACGGTCGAGGTCGTCGTGGACCGCATCGTGATCCGCGAGAACTCCCTCGGCCGCATCGTCGAGGGCGTCGAGCAGGCCACCAAGCTCGCCCAGGGCAAGGTGGGCTTCTGGCTCCTGCCCGACCGCGACGACCCCGAGCGGATGCCCGGCGAGCTGCTCCAGTACTCGCTCGCGTTGGCCTGCCCCGTCCACGGCCACTCGATCGACGACCTCCAGCCGCGCGACTTCTCGTTCAACGCCCCCTACGGTGCCTGCCCGGACTGCGACGGCCTGGGCTTTCGCAAGGTCGTGGACGCCGAGGCCCTCATCGAGGACCCGACGCTCTCCGTGGCCGACGGCGTCTTCGGGAGCCTCTTCGGCCACTCCAACTACTACCCGCAGATCCTCTCGGCCGTCTGCGCCCACCTGGGAGTCTCCGACCAGACGCCGTGGAAGGACCTGCCCAAGAGGGCCCAGACCACCCTGCTCGACGGCCTGGGCGCCACCAAGATCCGCGTGGACTACGTCACGCGCGACGGGCGCAACACCCACTGGCTCACCACGTTCTCGGGCGTGCGCAAGATCCTCTTCGACAAGTACCAGGAGACCACGTCGGAGACCATGCGCACCCACCTGGAGAAGTACATCCGCGAGGTCCCGTGCTCGACCTGCCACGGGGCGCGCCTCAAGCCCGAGATCCTGGCCGTCACGGTGGCCAAGAAGAACATCTGGGAGGTCTGCGAGCTCTCGTGCCGCGACTGCCTGGCGTTCTTCGAGGCCCTCGAGCTCACCGACCGCCAGCGCTTCATCGCCGGCCCCGTGGTCAAGGAGATCGTGGCCCGGCTGCGATTCATGGTCAACGTGGGCCTGGACTATCTCACCCTCTCGCGCGCCGCGGCCACGCTGTCCGGCGGCGAGGCCCAGCGCATCCGCCTGGCCACCCAGATCGGCGCCGGGCTCATGGGCGTGCTCTACATCCTGGACGAGCCCTCGATCGGCCTGCACCAGCGCGACAACAACCGCCTGATAGACACCCTCAAGCACCTGCGCGACCAGGGCAACACCGTCATCGTGGTCGAGCACGACGAGGACACCATCCGCGCGGCCGACTACGTGATCGACATGGGCCCGGGCGCCGGCGAGCTCGGCGGCAAGGTGGTCGCCGCGGGCACGCCCGCCCAGATCGCCGCCGACCCGGACTCTCTCACGGGTGCCTACCTCACGGGCCGCCGCCAGATTGCGCTGCCCGCCAAAAGGCGTCGCCCCCGGCGCGGGTGCGTCAAGGTCACGGGCGCCACGGCCAACAACCTCAAGGGCGTGACGGCCAAGGTCGAGCTGGGGACCCTCACGGTGGTCACGGGCGTCTCGGGATCGGGCAAGAGCTCGCTCGTCACGGACACACTGGCCCCGGCGCTCACCAACGCGGTGCACCGCTCCAAGCGCCTCGTGGGCCCGTACAAGAAGCTGGAGGGCGTTGACCTCATCGACAAGGTCATAGACATCGACCAGTCCCCGATCGGCCGCACGCCGCGCTCCAACCCGGCCACCTACATCGGCCTGTGGGACGACCTGCGGGCCCTGTTCGCCTCACTTCCCGAGAGCCGTGCGCGCGGCTACTCGCCGGGGCGCTTCTCCTTCAACGTGGCCGGCGGGCGCTGCGAGGCGTGCAAGGGCGACGGCCAGATTAAGATCGAGATGAACTTCCTGCCGGACGTCTACGTCCCGTGCGAGGTCTGCCACGGCAAGCGCTACAACCGAGAGACGCTCGAGGTGCTCTACCACGGCAAGTCCATCTCGGATGTGCTCGACATGACGGTGCGCGAGGCGCTGGCCTTCTTCACCAACATCCCGCGCATCAAGAACAAGCTGCAGACCCTCTACGACGTGGGCCTGGGCTACATCCACCTGGGCCAGCCGGCCACCACGCTGTCCGGCGGCGAGGCCCAGCGCGTGAAGCTCGCCAAGGAGCTGCACCGCCAGCAGACGGGCAAGACCTTCTACATCCTGGACGAGCCCACGACGGGCCTGCACTTCGAGGACGTCCGCCAGCTCGTGGACGTTCTCGAGAAGCTCGTGGACGCGGGCAACACGGTCCTGGTGATCGAGCACAACCTCGACGTCATCAAGATGGCCGACCGCATCTTGGACATGGGCCCGGAGGGCGGCGACGGCGGCGGCACGGTGGTGGCCTACGGGACGCCCGAGAAGGTCGCCCAGGTGCCGCAGAGCTACACGGGCCAGTTCCTGGCGCAGATCCTCGAGCGCGACCGGGCGCGGCAGGCGAGCTAGTCCGATGGCGCGCCGAGAGAAGCTGCAGAAGACCAACGCCATGCGCGAGCTCGAGGCCGCCGGGGTGGACTTCTCGTTCGAGACCTACGAGGCCGACGAGGGCGACGACTCGAGCGAGCTCGGCCTGCGCGTGGCCCAGGCGCTCGGCGAGGACCCCGCGTCCTCGTTCAAGACGCTCGTCTGCGTGGCGCCGGAAGCGGGCCACGTGGTCTGCTGCATCCCGGTGGCCGACGAGCTCGACCTCAAGAAGGCGGCTGTGGCGGCGGGCGAGAAGTCCCTCTCGCTCATGCACGTGCGCGACCTCGAGCCCACGACGGGCTACGTGCGTGGGGGCTGCTCGCCGGTGGGCATGAGGAAGCGCTTTCCCACGCTCATAGACGAGACGGCCCAGCTCTTCGACTTGATTCACGTCTCGGGGGGCCGACGGGGGCTCTCGCTCGCGCTCGACCCCGCCGACCTCGCTGCCTTCTGCGGTGCCTCCTTCTCCGACCTCGTGCGCGACGGGCGCTGAGAAGGTTGCGGTATCCGGGCTGGCGGCGCGCCCGCCTGTGAAGGAAAGGCGGGGAATGCGCTCGCGCACGCGCCTTCTGTCTCCTCGGTGACAAAATTACAATCTCTGTGTTGTGAGTGAGAGGAAGACCACGAGGTGAGCTACCAGCCCAAGCACATGCGCGGCAAGGCCGGTTCTGCCGGCGACGCCGCCCTGGCCGAGCGCGAGAAGAGCGAGCCTCACGAGGACACCCCCGACCTGCGCCAGGCGCAGGTGGGTCGCAGCGCGGCGCTCATGAGCGTCCTGGTGGTCGTGAGCCGTCTCACGGGCTTCTTCAGGACCTGGGGCCAGGCATACGCCATTGGCGTCACGGTCATGGCGAGCTGCTACTCCATTGCCAACAACCTGCCCAACCAGCTTTACGAGCTCGTCGCGGCCGGCATGCTCACCACGGCCTTCCTGCCGGTCTACATGTCCGTCAGGAAGCGCGCGGGCACCAAGGGGGCGAGCGCCTACACCTCCAACCTCGTCTCGATCGTGCTCGTGTTCATGGGCGCGGTGACGGTCCTGGGCTTCGTGTTCGCGGCCCAGGTGGTCTACACGCAGTCGTTCACGGCCACCTCCGACTTCGACTTCGACCTCACGGTCTACTTCTTTCGCTTCTTCGTGATTGAGGTCGTGCTCTACGCCCTCTCCTCGATCTTCTCGGGCGTGCTCAACGCCGAGCGCGACTACTTCTGGGGACAGGCGGCCCCGATCTTCAACAACTTCGTGACCACGGCCTCCTTCTTCGCCTATGCCTTTCTGGCGCCCTCGAGCCCCGAGCTCGCCCTGGTCATCCTCGCTCTGGGCAACCCGCTTGGCGTGGCCATCCAGGTCCTCCTGCAGATCGGGCCCATGCGTCGGCACGGGATCCGCCTGCGCCTCCACATCGACCTGCGCGACCCTCTGCTCAAGGAGACCCTCAAGATCGGCATCCCCTCGCTCGCGGTCGTGGTCGCCTCCTTCGTGACCCAGTCGGTCCAGTCCACGGCGTCTTTGTCGGTCGTGGCCACCGGAGCCTCGATTACCTACTACGCGCGCCTGTGGTACACGCTGCCGTACTCGATCCTCACGGTGCCCATCACCACGGCCATGTTCACCGAGCTCTCGGACAGCTGGGCGCGCGAGGACCTCCCGGCGTTCAGGCGCGGGGTCTCCTCGGGCGTGAGCCAGATCCTCTTCTTCATGATCCCGTTCATGCTGTACCTCGCGGTCTTCTCGACGCCTCTGATCTCGGTTCTGGCGGCGGGCAAGTTCACTCCCGAGGCCCTCACCATGACGGCGTCCTACCTCGCCGTCTACGCGCTTTCGCTGCCGTTCTACGCCGTCTACATGTACCTGCAGAAGGTCGCCTCATCGATGCGTCGGATGGCCCTGTGCGCCTGGGCCAACGCCATCGCCGCCGTGGTGCAGGTGGCGGCCCTGCTGACGCTCACCACGACCTTCGGTCTTAACTTCGTGGCCTTCTCGTCGACGTTGTTCTTCCTGACCCTCGACGTGGTCATGTTCGTGAGCCTCCGCGCGCACCTGGGCAGCCTCGGGCTTGGCCCCATGCTCGTCTCAGTCGCCAAGATCGCGGCGCTGGGCGTTGCGGGGGCGCTCGTGGGCGCGGCGGCGCTCTTTGCGCTCAACACGTTCGCGGGCGACTGCACGGGCCTCACCGTCCGCTCGATTCTCTACTGCGGTCTGGCGGGGGTCCCGGCGGCGGTCGTGACCTACGGGGGAGCCCTGCTGCTCAAGATGCCCGAGGCGTCTCTCATTCGCAGCCTGGGACGCCGGCTTGCCCGTCGCTAGCACGTGGTTTGGGGCATGTGCGTCGGCATGTGCGTCGCCTGATGCCCGAAGTGAGCGGGGCGCGTCCCACGGTGCTCACGAATCCGGGGCTATGGCACGTATCGACCGGTTTCGCTCACGAATCCAGGGGTGGGGCACCTGGCACGGGGGTCAAATGTGCCACGGCCCCGGATTCGCGAGCGTGCCCTATCCCATTGCCGCCCCTCCCGTCGCCACTTCTCCTGCTGCCGCCCCTATGGGTAGATGACCACCTCCCCGAAGCTGTTGACGACGAGTGGCGCTTCCGACGTCCCCTCCGCTCTCATGCGCCCACAGGAGTCGAGCCGCTCCAG
This is a stretch of genomic DNA from Thermophilibacter immobilis. It encodes these proteins:
- a CDS encoding DUF4153 domain-containing protein; this encodes MSHSISNGGRPAPPWYDPADFSAQKRAGGATEKTPAPLPTRSATAPTRQDVAVLACSVLLALFWCAAVSPFALSALFGLAGGAALCAGVLGFLGCALALAARRARWTRWSRALVALTLGLACVPALTADEWVRALNAPVLALSCMLTYLLLSGHPEGEVLGASGPVRGVAAFVRAQFAHWGDLAKVVSARGRGGWRAIGSVVVGALCALVVLAWALPLLASADAAFGALVGDALDVLLGADATGRVMDVCRFAIVLPMCFSLLFGVLHAQPRPAEAGATWRGPRASVASVGTMLVLLDAVYLAFVVVQSSYLFGGPGALGLVGGYAAYARSGFFELVGVAALNLAVVLICIWLRADATRSRVICTLELALVGSTAVMLVSAAWRMGLYVGEYGLTRLRLLTIWGMVAIAFLLALAVAKALRPRTRLFRAALVGVLGLWLAFALVGPDALIAQVNVYGYLSGSIERVDVDYLGGLSADAVGPIARLACEARDPNVAAGAAQARMNVASAARLQPWQTRGL
- the uvrA gene encoding excinuclease ABC subunit UvrA; amino-acid sequence: MAQNAIAIRGAREHNLQDIDVDIPRDKLVVITGLSGSGKSSLAFDTIYAEGQRRYVESLSSYARQFLGQMDKPDLDSIDGLSPAVSIDQKTTSRNPRSTVGTVTEIYDYLRLLYARVGVPHCPECGRVIERQTTDQVADKVLAAGQGRRALVLAPVVLGRKGEYAKLFEDLRHEGFSRVRVDGEVRDLDEDIKLEKKLKHTVEVVVDRIVIRENSLGRIVEGVEQATKLAQGKVGFWLLPDRDDPERMPGELLQYSLALACPVHGHSIDDLQPRDFSFNAPYGACPDCDGLGFRKVVDAEALIEDPTLSVADGVFGSLFGHSNYYPQILSAVCAHLGVSDQTPWKDLPKRAQTTLLDGLGATKIRVDYVTRDGRNTHWLTTFSGVRKILFDKYQETTSETMRTHLEKYIREVPCSTCHGARLKPEILAVTVAKKNIWEVCELSCRDCLAFFEALELTDRQRFIAGPVVKEIVARLRFMVNVGLDYLTLSRAAATLSGGEAQRIRLATQIGAGLMGVLYILDEPSIGLHQRDNNRLIDTLKHLRDQGNTVIVVEHDEDTIRAADYVIDMGPGAGELGGKVVAAGTPAQIAADPDSLTGAYLTGRRQIALPAKRRRPRRGCVKVTGATANNLKGVTAKVELGTLTVVTGVSGSGKSSLVTDTLAPALTNAVHRSKRLVGPYKKLEGVDLIDKVIDIDQSPIGRTPRSNPATYIGLWDDLRALFASLPESRARGYSPGRFSFNVAGGRCEACKGDGQIKIEMNFLPDVYVPCEVCHGKRYNRETLEVLYHGKSISDVLDMTVREALAFFTNIPRIKNKLQTLYDVGLGYIHLGQPATTLSGGEAQRVKLAKELHRQQTGKTFYILDEPTTGLHFEDVRQLVDVLEKLVDAGNTVLVIEHNLDVIKMADRILDMGPEGGDGGGTVVAYGTPEKVAQVPQSYTGQFLAQILERDRARQAS
- the ybaK gene encoding Cys-tRNA(Pro) deacylase, which produces MARREKLQKTNAMRELEAAGVDFSFETYEADEGDDSSELGLRVAQALGEDPASSFKTLVCVAPEAGHVVCCIPVADELDLKKAAVAAGEKSLSLMHVRDLEPTTGYVRGGCSPVGMRKRFPTLIDETAQLFDLIHVSGGRRGLSLALDPADLAAFCGASFSDLVRDGR
- the murJ gene encoding murein biosynthesis integral membrane protein MurJ gives rise to the protein MSYQPKHMRGKAGSAGDAALAEREKSEPHEDTPDLRQAQVGRSAALMSVLVVVSRLTGFFRTWGQAYAIGVTVMASCYSIANNLPNQLYELVAAGMLTTAFLPVYMSVRKRAGTKGASAYTSNLVSIVLVFMGAVTVLGFVFAAQVVYTQSFTATSDFDFDLTVYFFRFFVIEVVLYALSSIFSGVLNAERDYFWGQAAPIFNNFVTTASFFAYAFLAPSSPELALVILALGNPLGVAIQVLLQIGPMRRHGIRLRLHIDLRDPLLKETLKIGIPSLAVVVASFVTQSVQSTASLSVVATGASITYYARLWYTLPYSILTVPITTAMFTELSDSWAREDLPAFRRGVSSGVSQILFFMIPFMLYLAVFSTPLISVLAAGKFTPEALTMTASYLAVYALSLPFYAVYMYLQKVASSMRRMALCAWANAIAAVVQVAALLTLTTTFGLNFVAFSSTLFFLTLDVVMFVSLRAHLGSLGLGPMLVSVAKIAALGVAGALVGAAALFALNTFAGDCTGLTVRSILYCGLAGVPAAVVTYGGALLLKMPEASLIRSLGRRLARR